One genomic region from Bombus terrestris chromosome 15, iyBomTerr1.2, whole genome shotgun sequence encodes:
- the LOC100642976 gene encoding E3 ubiquitin-protein ligase KCMF1 isoform X1, producing MNRHDGVSCDACLKGNFRGRRYKCLICYDYDLCANCYEGGASTTRHHSDHPMQCILTRSEFELYYGGEAVSVEQPQSLTCPYCTRMGFTEATLQEHVAADHSDTSFEVVCPVCASVPGGDPNNVTDDFGGHLSLEHRSGPRDLISFLDEPASSRYTGRRITHSSRVVGGPRPRRSNMHFSSSGGLSPSSREGIDPITELLSQLSGVRRSGGGTGQSSSAPSQLQQLQMQLQLERQQVRAARQQLERLPRRQTQVLGSASCGGIISGSGHSTTMTSVVANSTTSNNNTTNVANPSGVSSTSSQNYMFLLPKCITSSLSDSQLQNIERESANRSLFTCELILGTLSQTLPELTQEQSVAQTPVSSATTATSSPDTPNANSSSVSTKKLNVTQEAKRDQTMSKHVTQTSMQQSHTVQTTTAGSMGTGLQNQGLPPNSNNLAIQNSPMVQTLMHSVLPESLVLQESLSLPYSRTIREPIVTPAPAYLRGGVGPVGVTGPSRRKPVRAVDGRNQSTEPPPPH from the exons ATGAATCGACATGACG ggGTAAGTTGTGACGCCTGCTTAAAGGGGAACTTTCGGGGTCGCAGATATAAGTGCCTCATATGCTACGATTATGATTTGTGTGCCAACTGTTACGAAGGAGGTGCCAGTACTACGCGTCACCACAGTGATCATCCTATGCAGTGCATACTTACTAGATCTGAGTTTG AATTATATTATGGTGGAGAGGCAGTAAGTGTAGAACAGCCACAATCTTTAACTTGTCCTTACTGTACAAGAATGGGTTTCACTGAAGCTACACTGCAAGAACATGTTGCTGCAGATCACTCAGATACTTCTTTTGAAGTT gTTTGCCCAGTATGTGCATCTGTCCCAGGGGGAGATCCTAATAACGTGACTGATGATTTTGGTGGTCATTTAAGTTTGGAGCATCGTAGTGGACCAAGAGACTTGATCTCTTTTCTAGATGAACCAGCTTCAAGTAGATATACTGGTAGACGGATAACACATTCATCTAGAGTTGTTGGTGGACCGCGGCCTCGCAG GTCCAATATGCATTTCAGTTCGTCCGGAGGATTGAGTCCGAGTAGTCGAGAAGGTATAGATCCAATTACAGAATTACTTTCTCAATTATCCGGTGTTCGTAGAAGTGGTGGAGGAACTGGTCAAAGTTCGTCAGCACCATCGCAATTACAACAGTTGCAAATGCAGCTACAGTTGGAACGACAACAAGTTAGA GCTGCTAGACAGCAATTGGAGCGATTACCTAGGAGACAAACTCAGGTCCTTGGCTCTGCAAGTTGTGGAGGAATTATTAGTGGAAGTGGTCATTCTACTACTATGACTAGCGTGGTAGCAAATAGTACGACTAGTAACAATAATACAACTAATGTGGCGAACCCGTCCGGCGTATCATCTACTAGTTCACAGAACTATATGTTTTTATTGCCAAA ATGTATTACCAGTTCTCTCTCTGACTCACAGTTGCAAAATATTGAACGTGAAAGTGCAAATAGAAGTCTTTTTACGTGCGAACTTATTCTTGGAACGCTTTCTCAAACATTGCCGGAGTTAACACAGGAACAATCTGTAGCGCAAACACCAGTATCAAGTGCAACTACTGCTACAAGCAGTCCTGATACACCAAATGCTAACTCTTCCTCAGTTTCTACAAAGAAATTAAATGTAACTCAAGAAGCGAAAAGGGATCAAACAATGAGTAAACATGTAACGCAAACGTCTATGCAACAATCACATACTGTTCAAACTACTACTGCTGGGAGTATGGGGACAGGTCTTCAGAATCAAGGATTGCCACCAAATTCTAATAACCTCGCGATACAAAATTCACCTATGGTTCAAACACTGATGCACAGTGTATTGCCTGAGTCATTG GTATTGCAGGAATCACTGTCGCTACCATATAGTAGAACTATCAGAGAACCGATAGTAACCCCTGCACCAGCGTACCTTAGAGGTGGGGTCGGTCCAGTTGGCGTAACAGGTCCTTCACGTAGGAAGCCAGTTAGGGCTGTAGATGGCAGAAACCAATCTACGGAACCTCCGCCCCCACACTAA
- the LOC100642821 gene encoding ATP synthase subunit e, mitochondrial, which produces MSSAEVAPRPLQVSPLIKFSRWTLLLTGIVYGAYHQRRLSKRENARREQELKEKPLKDAKLAAEKKKLAEAEIQMLNELFTPSK; this is translated from the exons ATGTCGTCTGCCGAAGTAGCACCCCGACCATTGCAGGTGTCCCCTTTAATTAAA TTTTCCCGATGGACTCTTCTGTTAACTGGGATAGTTTACGGTGCTTACCATCAAAGAAGACTCAGTAAAAGAGAAAATGCCCGCCGTGAACAAGAACTTAAGGAAAAACCCCTTAAAGATGCAAAATTAGCAGCAGAGAAAAAGAAGCTGGCTGAAg CTGAAATACAAATGCTGAATGAGTTGTTCACAccatcaaaataa
- the LOC105666549 gene encoding uncharacterized protein LOC105666549: MSSMVLLFLYLNTLHLTRCDASDANDLQLSAADTNLTSDKGVTETQHASCKIATKELVASARTSVTRVLTGVCNTKMIDEKLRALKKGLIKELGEIKALLNTVLEGKKEVPKLAKLYDDYHEGKGDTLSPRQSEIDNFNNTIQRTSLLNGPANIFFYYWQIKHFDEKLTNWKTARCLRSSTFYVSPNGYAMFIKVTPRYFPDGTVFIGVGLTRGRHDSILKWPFPHKIRLEILDHSSEQSRQDRRSRIWDPSTLCSEYFWGRPKLTGEPDNAECVGLSVPRQIFFVKLPVSIDRPSRSTKYLWNGSITIKLTVYL, translated from the exons ATGTCATCGATGGTTTTACTGTTCTTGTATCTGAATACGCTCCACTTAACTCGCTGTGATGCAAGCGATGCAAACGACTTACAACTAT cTGCTGCAGACACGAATTTAACGAGTGACAAAGGTGTCACGGAAACGCAACATGCAAGTTGTAAAATCGCTACGAAAGAATTGGTTGCAAGCGCACGTACCAGTGTCACGAGAGTACTTACTGGAGTTTGTAATACTA AAATGATCGATGAAAAGTTGCGAGCTTTAAAAAAAGGCCTGATCAAAGAACTGGGAGAAATCAAGGCATTGCTAAACACTGTTTTGGAGGGGAAAAAGGAAGTACCAAAATTGGCGAAATTATACGACGATTATCACGAAGGCAAAGGCGATACACTCTCTCCAAGACAGTCTGAAATCGATAACTTTAACAATACGATCCAAAGAACTTCATTATTAAATG GGCCTGCGAACATCTTCTTTTACTACTGGCAGATAAAGCATTTTGACGAGAAGCTTACCAATTGGAAAACCGCTCGTTGCCTACGCAGTTCGACATTTTACGTGAGCCCGAATGGGTATGCTATGTTCATCAAAGTAACACCGCGATATTTTCCGGACGGTACAGTTTTCATAGGCGTCGGATTGACCCGTGGTCGTCATGATTCTATTCTGAAGTGGCCATTTCCCCATAAGATTCGCCTCGAG ATTTTAGATCATTCATCGGAGCAATCGCGACAAGATCGAAGATCACGGATTTGGGATCCGTCCACACTTTGCTCAGAATATTTTTGGGGCCGTCCAAAATTAACTGGAGAACCAGATAATGCAGAATGCGTTGGACTGAGCGTCCCACGACAGATTTTTTTTGTCAAGTTGCCCGTTTCGATCGATCGTCCGTCGAGAAGCACTAAATATCTTTGGAATGGAAGTATCACGATCAAATTGACTGTTTATctttaa
- the LOC100643097 gene encoding ribose-5-phosphate isomerase, with product MQNLFSNTQYARIVLNEGLQFCSLANISSFSRILPKMGPLESAKKVAAYKAVDEYVKNNSVIGIGSGSTIIYAVHRIVERVKEEDLNVVCVPTSFQARQLILNNHLRLGDLESYPQLDCAIDGADEVDSDMNIIKGGGGCLLQEKIVASCASQFIIIADYTKNSQKLGENYKKGIPIEVVPMAYTVIQKRIEDNYGGFVKVRMALAKAGPVITDNGNFILDWHFPQHLSNWNKINIDISMMPGVVETGLFIKMAEKVFFGMPDGSVKEQF from the exons atgcaaaatttatttaGTAACACACAGTATGCACGCATAGTACTtaacgaaggtttacagttttgCTCGTTAGCAAACATTTCTAGCTTTTCAAGAATCTTACCAAAAATGGGACCATTGGAGAGTGCTAAGAAAGTTGCTGCTTACAAAGCAGTTGATGAATATGTGAag AATAATAGCGTTATTGGAATTGGTAGTGGATCTACTATAATATATGCTGTTCACAGGATTG TTGAACGTGTAAAGGAAGAAGATCTTAATGTTGTTTGTGTTCCAACTTCTTTCCAAGCTCGTCAGCTAATATTGAATAACCACCTTCGCCTAGGTGATTTGGAGAGTTATCCTCAA TTGGATTGTGCAATTGATGGAGCAGATGAAGTTGACTCTGATATGAATATCATTAAAGGTGGAGGAGGTTGTTTACTTCAAGAAAAGATCGTTGCATCCTGTGCTAGtcaatttattataatagctGATTATAC GAAAAATTCTCAAAAACTTGGTGAAAACTATAAGAAAGGTATTCCTATTGAAGTAGTTCCAATGGCATACACTGTCATTCaaaaaagaatagaagataattatggAGGATTTGTAAAAGTTAGAATGGCTTTGGCTAAAGCT gGTCCAGTTATAACAGACAATGGTAATTTCATTCTTGATTGGCATTTCCCACAACATCTGAGTAATTGGAATAAAATTAACATAGATATCTCGATGATGCCTGGAGTTGTGGAAACAggactttttataaaaatggcaGAAAAAGTGTTCTTTGGAATGCCTGATGGTAGTGTTAAAGAACAGTTTTGA
- the LOC100642976 gene encoding E3 ubiquitin-protein ligase KCMF1 isoform X2 yields MNRHDGVSCDACLKGNFRGRRYKCLICYDYDLCANCYEGGASTTRHHSDHPMQCILTRSEFELYYGGEAVSVEQPQSLTCPYCTRMGFTEATLQEHVAADHSDTSFEVVCPVCASVPGGDPNNVTDDFGGHLSLEHRSGPRDLISFLDEPASSRYTGRRITHSSRVVGGPRPRSSSGGLSPSSREGIDPITELLSQLSGVRRSGGGTGQSSSAPSQLQQLQMQLQLERQQVRAARQQLERLPRRQTQVLGSASCGGIISGSGHSTTMTSVVANSTTSNNNTTNVANPSGVSSTSSQNYMFLLPKCITSSLSDSQLQNIERESANRSLFTCELILGTLSQTLPELTQEQSVAQTPVSSATTATSSPDTPNANSSSVSTKKLNVTQEAKRDQTMSKHVTQTSMQQSHTVQTTTAGSMGTGLQNQGLPPNSNNLAIQNSPMVQTLMHSVLPESLVLQESLSLPYSRTIREPIVTPAPAYLRGGVGPVGVTGPSRRKPVRAVDGRNQSTEPPPPH; encoded by the exons ATGAATCGACATGACG ggGTAAGTTGTGACGCCTGCTTAAAGGGGAACTTTCGGGGTCGCAGATATAAGTGCCTCATATGCTACGATTATGATTTGTGTGCCAACTGTTACGAAGGAGGTGCCAGTACTACGCGTCACCACAGTGATCATCCTATGCAGTGCATACTTACTAGATCTGAGTTTG AATTATATTATGGTGGAGAGGCAGTAAGTGTAGAACAGCCACAATCTTTAACTTGTCCTTACTGTACAAGAATGGGTTTCACTGAAGCTACACTGCAAGAACATGTTGCTGCAGATCACTCAGATACTTCTTTTGAAGTT gTTTGCCCAGTATGTGCATCTGTCCCAGGGGGAGATCCTAATAACGTGACTGATGATTTTGGTGGTCATTTAAGTTTGGAGCATCGTAGTGGACCAAGAGACTTGATCTCTTTTCTAGATGAACCAGCTTCAAGTAGATATACTGGTAGACGGATAACACATTCATCTAGAGTTGTTGGTGGACCGCGGCCTCGCAG TTCGTCCGGAGGATTGAGTCCGAGTAGTCGAGAAGGTATAGATCCAATTACAGAATTACTTTCTCAATTATCCGGTGTTCGTAGAAGTGGTGGAGGAACTGGTCAAAGTTCGTCAGCACCATCGCAATTACAACAGTTGCAAATGCAGCTACAGTTGGAACGACAACAAGTTAGA GCTGCTAGACAGCAATTGGAGCGATTACCTAGGAGACAAACTCAGGTCCTTGGCTCTGCAAGTTGTGGAGGAATTATTAGTGGAAGTGGTCATTCTACTACTATGACTAGCGTGGTAGCAAATAGTACGACTAGTAACAATAATACAACTAATGTGGCGAACCCGTCCGGCGTATCATCTACTAGTTCACAGAACTATATGTTTTTATTGCCAAA ATGTATTACCAGTTCTCTCTCTGACTCACAGTTGCAAAATATTGAACGTGAAAGTGCAAATAGAAGTCTTTTTACGTGCGAACTTATTCTTGGAACGCTTTCTCAAACATTGCCGGAGTTAACACAGGAACAATCTGTAGCGCAAACACCAGTATCAAGTGCAACTACTGCTACAAGCAGTCCTGATACACCAAATGCTAACTCTTCCTCAGTTTCTACAAAGAAATTAAATGTAACTCAAGAAGCGAAAAGGGATCAAACAATGAGTAAACATGTAACGCAAACGTCTATGCAACAATCACATACTGTTCAAACTACTACTGCTGGGAGTATGGGGACAGGTCTTCAGAATCAAGGATTGCCACCAAATTCTAATAACCTCGCGATACAAAATTCACCTATGGTTCAAACACTGATGCACAGTGTATTGCCTGAGTCATTG GTATTGCAGGAATCACTGTCGCTACCATATAGTAGAACTATCAGAGAACCGATAGTAACCCCTGCACCAGCGTACCTTAGAGGTGGGGTCGGTCCAGTTGGCGTAACAGGTCCTTCACGTAGGAAGCCAGTTAGGGCTGTAGATGGCAGAAACCAATCTACGGAACCTCCGCCCCCACACTAA
- the LOC100642707 gene encoding dihydropteridine reductase, whose product MEAIIGRVLIYGGKGALGSTCVSKFKSKKWWVGCIDMKANDQADANVIVKPNSNWQEQEVDIMQQIGNILNGNKLDAIICVAGGWAGGNAANKDFIKNSELMWKQSVCSSSIAASIAAHHLKEGGFLSLTGAKAALAETPGMIGYGMAKAAVHQLTKSLAAKDSGLPKNSLVASILPVTLDTPMNRKWMPNADTTKWTPLEFVADLFWKWSQNQERPANGSLLQLITNDNKTELITA is encoded by the exons ATGGAGGCAATAATCGGACGGGTTTTAATATATGGTGGCAAAGGTGCTTTAGGTTCTACTTGTGTTTCAAAATTCAAGTCGAAAAAGTGG TGGGTTGGCTGTATTGATATGAAGGCAAATGACCAAGCTGATGCAAATGTGATTGTAAAACCAAACAGCAATTGGCAAGAGCAG GAAGTTGATATTATGCaacaaattggaaatattttaaatggGAATAAACTAGATGCAATTATTTGTGTGGCTGGTGGATGGGCCGGTGGAAATGCAGCcaataaagattttattaaaaacagtGAACTTATGTGGAAGCAGAGTGTGTGCAGTTCAAGTATTGCTGCTAGTATTGCTGCCCATCATTTGAAAGAAGGAGGATTTTTATCATTAACTGGTGCTAAAGCAGCTTTAGCAGAAACACCAGGAATGATTGGATATGGAATGGCTAAAGCTGCTGTTCATCAACTTACTAAATCTTTAGCTGCTAAAGATAGCGGTCTTCCAAAGAATTCTTTGGTTGCTTCTATCTTGCCTGTTACTTTAGATACACCTATGAATAGAAAATGGATGCCAAATGCTGATACAACTAAATGGACTCCACTTGAATTTGTTGCAGA ccTCTTCTGGAAATGGTCACAAAATCAAGAACGTCCAGCTAATGGAAGTCTCCTACAATTGATTACCAATGACAATAAAACAGAATTAATTACAGCTTAA
- the LOC105666550 gene encoding nucleoporin Nup43: MSENVQGTFVSEKISKIRWKHADFEDATNFITGSWDDPVNKVTHWTFQMNDDGESYPAVVSSYAILGDVTEIKFISKDFFVVSTSIGTVRLLQIHENPYSQFKEHMSWEFIHKFDNTSDYASCTGLSTFEQDIVSVGEDGRINLLTAGQKQPIRSINDADSCSIYCIDFLRHNEILTGNLRGHMKVWDLRNDQDLPATTFMLSDQSKTEATSIAHHPTQRHIVVAGGGDGSLTVWDLRHNTYPMSQLNAHAKAVSEILFHPDRPENLFTCSTSGELWHWNNAQHSKLSLDPTNTHWLNTIGTNGKVNVTSLCSAMHKPINSIDIDRSTLLFGCDNEAMYIVRNIAV, translated from the exons ATGAGCGAAAATGTACAAGGAACATTTGTATCGgagaaaatttctaaaatcagATGGAAACACGCAGATTTTGAAGATGCTACTAATTTTATAACCGGTAGTTGGGATGATCCG gtaaataaagtaacacattggACATTTCAAATGAATGACGATGGTGAATCCTATCCGGCTGTCGTATCATCTTATGCGATTCTCGGAGACGTAACTGAAATAAAG ttTATTTCAAAAGATTTCTTCGTGGTGTCAACATCTATAGGTACTGTTAGGTTGTTGCAGATTCATGAAAATCCATACTCTCAATTTAAAGAGCACATGTCATGGGAATTTATACACAAATTTGA TAATACAAGCGATTATGCATCTTGTACTGGACTTTCTACGTTTGAACAAGACATAGTTTCAGTGGGTGAAGATGGGAGAATTAATCTTTTAACAGCTGGGCAGAAGCAGCCAATTAGATCTATTA ATGATGCGGATAGTTGCTCTATATATTGTATTGATTTCTTAAGACATAATGAGATACTTACAGGAAATTTAAGGGGACATATGAAAGTGTGGGATTTAAGAAATGATCAAGATCTTCCTGCTACAACATTCATGCTTTCTGATCAATCAAAG ACAGAAGCTACGAGTATTGCTCATCATCCTACTCAGAGACATATTGTTGTGGCTGGTGGTGGAGATGGCAGCTTAACAGTTTGGGACTTGAGACATAATACGTACCCAATGTCTCAACTCAATGCCCATGCTAAGGCTGTTAGCGAAATACTTTTTCACCCTGATAGACCAGAAAATCTATTTACGTGTTCAACAAGCGGTGAATTATGGCATTGGAATAATGCTCAGCATTCGAAACTAAGTTTAG ACCCTACAAATACACATTGGTTAAACACGATTGGTACAAACGGTAAAGTTAATGTAACATCGCTTTGTAGTGCTATGCATAAACCAATAAACAGTATTGACATCGATAGATCAACATTACTTTTTGGATGTGATAATGAAGCAATGTATATTGTTAGGA
- the LOC100644107 gene encoding cardioactive peptide: MKAINHVCCIFIFVCLVNLTQSENPQDKIEQQLLNAFSTDESLKMKRPFCNAFTGCGRKRNFHENSMESQGMEANGSIRLPISVYKALLRAATKNIRNTIQRNTNDYQLSGIPQVYLSGRMPLHKRFDISSTSLN; encoded by the exons ATGAAG GCAATCAACCACGTTTGCTGTATTTTCATATTCGTATGCTTAGTGAACCTGACACAGTCTGAGAACCCGCAGGATAAG ATCGAGCAACAATTGTTAAACGCCTTCTCAACAGACGAATCGCTGAAGATGAAGAGACCTTTCTGCAATGCGTTCACCG GGTGCGGAAGAAAGaggaattttcatgaaaattcaatGGAATCTCAGGGCATGGAAGCAAATGGCAGCATCCGACTTCCGATTTCTGTTTACAAGGCATTGCTAAGGGCAGCAactaaaaatattcgaaatacaaTTCAACGTAATACAAATGATTATCAATTATCAGGAATCCCACAGGTTTATTTATCCGGTAGAATGCCTCTTCATAAGAGGTTCGATATTTCATCAACATCCCTGAATTAA